GTTGTTGCGCGGGGAGAATTTCGACGAATTCGCCGATTTCCGCCCGCATAAACCCCCAAGCACGTTGCAAATGGCGAATCATGGAATGCGATTTGTATTGCGTCAGCACCCCAACCCGCCGAATGCCCGAATTCACGCAATTGGACAGCGCAAAGTCGATAATGCGGTATTTGCCACCGAATGGCACAGCCGGTTTTGCTCGCCACATGGTCAGGTCTTTTAAACGCGACCCTTCACCACCCGCCAACACCAGCGCTAAGGTTTTGCGGGTCAATTCCGTGACCATCTTCGGCTCAGTGTAATACCGGTACAGCTTCGCCTGTTGATCTTTATCCAGTGTCATGATGTTTTCCTATGGTGCAATGCAGCCGCCAGCGCCCCTTGTAAGCCGAGCCGCGTATTGGTAATTAAGTAAATCGGCATTTGCTGAACCAAGCCAGCCATTCTGCCTTTGTCAAAACAAGCCGCCAAAAACCGGGGTGTCTGTAACCAAGTTTGGATACGCGCAGAAATCCCACCCGCCAAATACAAACCGCCGCGTGGCTGGTAGAGCAGCGCCACATTACCGACCCAGTTAGCGTAAATATCGGTAAACAATTCCATTGCCGCCAGCGCGATCGGGTCTCCCGCTTGGGCAGCGCTATTCACTTCCGCCCCACCGCGTTCACGCAACTCATCTGGCAAACTGCCCGTCATATCGTGCAAACAAAACTGGTAGACCTGATTTACGCCGAGGCCAGACAAGACCCGTTCCCACGACACATGGCTGAAGCGTTCCCGCATAAATGCCAGCAAGCGTTCTTGCTGCGCATTCGCTGGCGCAAAATCGGTATGCCCGCCTTCGGTCGCAAAACTCTGGTAATGCCCATTGGCATCCGCTTGCATCCACGCCAACCCCAAGCCCGTCCCCGCGCCCGTAATCACACGCGGTTCCCCGTTCCCTGAGCGTAGCCGAAGGGAATCCCCCGCATTCAACACCACATAATCGTCCGCCGTTAGCGTGGCAACAC
The sequence above is drawn from the Thiothrix subterranea genome and encodes:
- the glk gene encoding glucokinase; translated protein: MNVIAGDIGGTKSWLAWVQADAQATTVCFEHVYASGEFVSAEALLQQFLADAQQTLAPDAVCLALPGPVQAGQPIRLTNLDWTLEHAALQALLNTPQLFFMNDFQAAAAGVATLTADDYVVLNAGDSLRLRSGNGEPRVITGAGTGLGLAWMQADANGHYQSFATEGGHTDFAPANAQQERLLAFMRERFSHVSWERVLSGLGVNQVYQFCLHDMTGSLPDELRERGGAEVNSAAQAGDPIALAAMELFTDIYANWVGNVALLYQPRGGLYLAGGISARIQTWLQTPRFLAACFDKGRMAGLVQQMPIYLITNTRLGLQGALAAALHHRKTS